The Dyadobacter sandarakinus DNA window CTGACCGAAGAGTGCCACATGAACGAATTTTTGTCTCAAAATGGCATTGAGGTAATTGACACCGACCTTGGGGAGCGGATCGTGCAGCTGCGCCAGGAGCCACCGAGCCACATCGTGCTGCCAGCCATCCACTTGAAAAAGAAGGATATAGGCGATCTGTTCCACGAGCACCTTGGTACCGATGCCGGTGCCACCGACCCGCAGTACCTGGCCGAAGCTGCCCGCCAGCACCTTCGCGACAAGTTCCTGACGCGCCGCGCTGCGCTCACCGGGGTGAACTTCGCGATTGCCGATACCGGCGGTTTTGTAGTAGCGACCAATGAAGGAAATGCAGATATGGGCGCACACCTGGCCGATATCCATATTGCGAGCATGGGTTTTGAGAAAATCATCCCGCGCCAGGAGCACCTGGGTGTTTTCCTGCGCCTGCTTGCGCGCAGCGCTACGGGCCAGCCGGTCACGACGTATAACAGCCACTTCAAAAAGCCGCGTGATGGACAGGAAATGCACATTATCATTGTAGATAATGGGCGTACGGCCCAGCTTGGCCGCGAAGATTTCAGAAATTCACTGAAATGCATTCGCTGCGGAGCCTGCATGAATACCTGCCCGGTGTACCGGCGCAGCGGAGGACACAGCTACCACAATGCCGTAGCCGGACCGATCGGGTCCATTCTGGCACCCAACCTGGACATGACGAAGAATGCCGACCTGCCTTTTGCCAGTACGTTGTGCGGCAGTTGCTCCAATGTGTGCCCGGTGAAAATTGATATCCATGATCAGCTTTATAAATGGAGACAGGTGCTTGCCAAAGGCGGCTATGTACCCAAAGCCAAGGAAGCCGGTATCAAGGCTATGTCAGCCGTATTGTCACAGCCGCGTTTTTACCAGTGGTCGGGTAAGCTGGGCCGGTCGGTGATGAGGATTATGCCATTTATGGTAAACAATCAGCTGAACCCCTGGTACAAAAACCGCGAAATGCCCGAGCCGCCAAAGGAAAGTTTCAGGGATTGGTACGTCAATAACCGCAGGAAATAATGGGAACACGGGAAATGATGCTCGAAAAGATCCGTCAAAACAAGCCTGCTGCCACACAGCTGCCGGAAAGCTGGTATTTTGACAGCGAGTATGCCGACACTGAGGCAAAGTTTACAGAAACACTGCAGGCCATTTTTACGCAGGTAGTTGTTGTAAAAAACGGTGAAGAATTGCTTGAAAAAGCAACCGAAATGTTTGGCGACGTGGTGAACCGGGCGAGTACTGTACCTGCGCTTGCCGGCTGGGCCGATTTCAGCCTGCAGGTAGCCGATCCGCACGAGCTGGAATTAATTGAAATGGCGATTCTGGAAGCTGATTTTGGCGTAGCAGAAAATGGAGCAGTCTGGATTTCGGATCAATACCTTACGCACAGAGTACTGCCGTTTATTACACAGAATCTGGCATTTGTGATCCGCCGCAATGCGATTGTAAATAACATGCACGATGCCTATCTCCGGCTGACGGATACGACAGGGTGGGGGTGTTTTATTGCAGGACCTTCCAAGACCGCAGACATCGAGCAATCACTCGTGATCGGGGCGCATGGGGCCAGAAGCATGGTGATATTTTTACTGGATTCATAAATTAAAGCTACCTGGCCGGACACTTGAATGCCGGCCAGGTAGCCAAATGGTAAGCGCCTCTCGGTTTATCCGACGACATCTTGTAAATACCGCGTTTTCTAAAAACTTCTTCCCGCAGGCATACTGCCGTCATCTTTCTTCTATTTTTGCACGGATCAGATTGTCCTATCAAATTACTTCTTGTCCGATGCCCAGGATTATTGTTGCGATTGACGGCTATTCGAGTTGTGGCAAAAGTTCAACCGCAAAACTGGTTGCGAAGCAGCTTAACTACCCTTACATAGACACCGGTGCCATGTACCGGGCTGTCACCCTGTATTTTATACAAAACCATATTTCGCTTACAAACCCGAAAGAGGTGGAACAGACACTTGCGGGCCTGCAGATCAGTTTTCGTAGGCATGCAGAGCTGGGCCGGAATGATACGTACCTCAATGGGATGAATGTGGAGGATGAAATACGAAAAATGTACGTCTCCGAAAGAGTCAGTGAGGTAAGCGCCATCCCCGAAGTAAGACATGCCCTGGTTGCCCAGCAGCAGCGTATGGGCCGGTCGAGGGGCATTGTGATGGACGGACGTGATATTGGTACCGTCGTATTTCCCGAAGCTGAGCTCAAAATTTTTATGACCGCCAATCCGCTCATCCGTGCGCAGCGCCGGCAGCAGGAACTGATGGAAAAAGGCGAGCTCGTAGGTCTGGAACAGATCATGGAAAACCTGCAGATGCGCGATCATATCGATACGCACCGGTCCGAAAGTCCGCTGCGCCAGGCCGAAGATGCCGTATTCATCGATAATTCGATGATGACGCTGGACGAGCAGGTGGAGCTGGTGGTGAGACTGGCCGATGAGCAGATCGCGCTGAAAGTGCGCAGGGATGCAAACAAAGCCTGATATGAGTTCCGATGCTGCTGAATTTGACTACTTAATCATTGGCCAGGGAATTGGCGGAACCTGCCTGGCCTGGCACCTGCACCGTGCCGGCAAGTCCTTCCGGATCGTGCATGATAGTACTGCGCCTTCTTCGTCCCGCGTGGCAGCGGGAATCTTCAACCCGCTTACCGGTAAAAAGCTTGTCAAGACCTGGCTTGCCGATGAATTGTTTCCGTATGCATCCCGATTTTACCAGGACATTGAGCGACAGCTTGGTGTAAAGTTTTACTATGAAATGCCGGTTTTCCGGCCTTTCAGATCTGTTGAAGAACAAAACAGCTACATTGCCCAGACTGCCGAGCCGGGTATTGCGCCATACGTGGACGCCGCCAAGCCGCCGCTGGCCATGCGGGAGTATGTGCAGTCTGAACTCGGGGGGCTTACTGTAACCAGATCGGGCTGGGTAGACCTGCCTGTATTTCTTGATCATTCGAAAGCTTTTTTTGAGCAGTCGGGCTGCTATACCGAAGGTTCGTTCGAGCTGACCGACCTGGAAGTACAACCTCAGAAGGTGCTCTGGAAGGGGAATGTGTTCCAAAAAGTAATTTTCAGCCGGGGCTTTTTTGAGGTAGGAAACGGTTTTTTCGACTGGCTGCCATTTGCACCGGTAAAGGGGCAAATACTCGAAATCGAGACAGATATGCCCTCCGAACCATACATTATCAATCAGGGAATCTTCATGCTTCCTTTGGACAAACACCGCAGTAAGGCAGGTGCAACGTACTCCTGGGATCCGCTGGACTGGGCTACAACGCCCGAGGCACGGGAAGAGCTGGAAGGCAAGCTCCGCCTCCTTCTGAGAGGCCGGTACCGCGTTACAGCGCAGCTTGCCGGCGTAAGACCGTCTGTGAAGGACCGAAGGCCGCTCATCGGGGTACACCCGGAGCAGGATAATATATGCATTTTCAACGGCTTAGGTACCAAAGGCGTGACGCTGGCACCTTATTTTGCTGACCAGTTTGTTGCGCACCTCGAACACGGGAAAGAATTGAACCCGCTAGTTAATATTAAGAGGTATTTTTCGTTATATTTCCGTTGATGTCAGACCTAGTACTATGAGCATAAGATCTATAATAAAGTTATCCTTTGCGGCCGGTTTGTTGGGAATAATGGGGATTTGTACGGAATCTGCTGCGCAGCGTTATCCTTCGCAGGAGACTTTTGGTAAAAACCGGATCCAGTACAAAACATTTAACTGGAAAATATTCAGGACCACCAATTTTGAGATATATCACCACCAGGGAGGTACGGCACTCGCCAAGCTTACTGCGCAATATGCTGAGAGTGAGTTTGATAAAATCACGGACGTACTTGGGTGGACACCTTACAACCGGGTAAAAATCTTTCTCTATAATTCCCCTGCCGAGCTGGAACAAAGCAATATGGGTCTTTCCAAGCTCGATGATCTCCATGAACAAAAGCTGGATCTCTCACAATCGAGGGTTGAGGTAGCATATACCGGTGATCAGCTGGGTTTTCGTAAGAAGCTCGTACGCGATATCAGTCTTCTTTTCGTATATGATATGCTGTACGGCGGCAACATGAAGGAAGCATTGCAAAGCTCCCTGCTGCTGACCCTGCCGGAGTGGTTTATGAGCGGCACCGCTGCCTATATAGCCGAAGGCTGGTCTCCTGAGCTCAATGATTACATGCGCGATTTCTTTAAAAACCGCAATGTGCGCAAGCCTACCCTGATGACGGGTAATGACGCCACGCTCATCGGGCATTCCATCTGGAACTACATTGCAGAGCGTTACGGCAAAGACAAGATTTCGGATATCCTGAATCTTACCCGGATTATCCGCACCGAGCAGACCAGTATTACCAGCACGCTGGGCGTACCTTCCTATAACCGCTTCCTGCGCGACTGGCGGGCTTATTATCTGAATCAAAATAAAAATGCAGAACAGTTTTACACCAATCCTACACCTACCTGGAAGTACAAGCTGAACGAATTCAGCATTTCTGATGCAAATGCGGTAATCAAAGTATCGCCGGATAAAAAATTCACTGCCGTGAGCGAAGTGAAAGGCGGACGCTACCGGGTGTACCTGTTTGACAATGAAAGTGGCTCTAAAAAAGTCGTCCGTCAGGGCAAGCTGGATTTTATTGGAGGAAAAATGAGGTTGCAGCCACCGTTGCTGGGCTGGGCCAGGAACAATACACTGGCAGTACTGGCTAATGAAAGTGACCGCAAGAACTTCTACCTGTACGAAAATCTGGGTACCAAAAAGATGAAGATCAAGCTTCGGCGGAATTTCCGTGGTCTGGACCAGATCAGCGATATGGATATATCCAATGATTGTACTATGCTGGCCGTCAGTGCAGATAAAGCCGGACAGAATGACGTTTTCCTGATCAGTGTTGCAAGAGGCTCCGTGTTGCCGCTCACCAGTGACCTGTACGATGACCTGTCACCGCGTTTCTTAAAGGGTTCTTCGCGGCGGGTAGTATTTGCTTCCAATCGCCCGCAGGAACGTTTGCAGGATAGTGTCGCTACGGATAAGGGAAATTACAAAACCATTGCGTCCTCGTTCTCATTGTATGAACATGATGGCACGCCTAAGTCTGATAACCTTGTCAAGCTGGTAGGAACAAGCGGGAACACCCGGGTGTCGCCCGTGTACATGGATGAAAGTGCGCTCGTGTACCTGTCGAATGAGAAGGGTGTCGCTAATCTTTTCAAGTATGACCGTACTACCAAAACAAGTACGCAGCTGACCAATTACATTCAGAATATTCGCAATGCGGATGTTACGCTTAAATCGGGCGGCGCTTTGGGGTATACGTATCTGAATGATGGTTACTATGTTGCCGCATACAAAAACAGTTTTGATATTAATGCAGCGGTCAGTACACCAGCTCTGAACTCCGTCGCGGCTGATCCGAAAGCCGGGGGACAAGCTGCGGCTGCAAAAGCAGACACGGCAACCCGGATCACCGGAGCCTCGAAACTCGCGCTGAAAGAGGGTGAAGTGGATACTGATAATTATGAATTTGACGAAGATGTACTGAAAGCATTCGATTCACGCCAGCGCAGGGGAGCATTTCCGAGTACGCCCGGCAATGCACTTTCCCGTCCGAAAGCAGTACGTGAAAACATCGCGATCAAAGGTCCATATACGTACAAAGGGTTGTTTATTACCAATGATGCGAATTCCGACTGGCGCGTTGACCCGATTCGCGGCTTCGGTTACGGACAATCCATTACCATGAACGACCTGCTCGAAAATCACGTCATCAAGGGCGGGTTGTTTATTTCGTCGAATTTCCGCAATACTGACCTTTTTGCTGAGTACAACAACAATACTTACCGCATTGACTTTGGGGTGCGTGTAGACCGTCGTAACCTGTATGTAGATCTGGAAAGTGCGCCGCAGAAGT harbors:
- a CDS encoding NAD(P)/FAD-dependent oxidoreductase, yielding MSSDAAEFDYLIIGQGIGGTCLAWHLHRAGKSFRIVHDSTAPSSSRVAAGIFNPLTGKKLVKTWLADELFPYASRFYQDIERQLGVKFYYEMPVFRPFRSVEEQNSYIAQTAEPGIAPYVDAAKPPLAMREYVQSELGGLTVTRSGWVDLPVFLDHSKAFFEQSGCYTEGSFELTDLEVQPQKVLWKGNVFQKVIFSRGFFEVGNGFFDWLPFAPVKGQILEIETDMPSEPYIINQGIFMLPLDKHRSKAGATYSWDPLDWATTPEAREELEGKLRLLLRGRYRVTAQLAGVRPSVKDRRPLIGVHPEQDNICIFNGLGTKGVTLAPYFADQFVAHLEHGKELNPLVNIKRYFSLYFR
- a CDS encoding LutC/YkgG family protein, giving the protein MGTREMMLEKIRQNKPAATQLPESWYFDSEYADTEAKFTETLQAIFTQVVVVKNGEELLEKATEMFGDVVNRASTVPALAGWADFSLQVADPHELELIEMAILEADFGVAENGAVWISDQYLTHRVLPFITQNLAFVIRRNAIVNNMHDAYLRLTDTTGWGCFIAGPSKTADIEQSLVIGAHGARSMVIFLLDS
- the cmk gene encoding (d)CMP kinase translates to MPRIIVAIDGYSSCGKSSTAKLVAKQLNYPYIDTGAMYRAVTLYFIQNHISLTNPKEVEQTLAGLQISFRRHAELGRNDTYLNGMNVEDEIRKMYVSERVSEVSAIPEVRHALVAQQQRMGRSRGIVMDGRDIGTVVFPEAELKIFMTANPLIRAQRRQQELMEKGELVGLEQIMENLQMRDHIDTHRSESPLRQAEDAVFIDNSMMTLDEQVELVVRLADEQIALKVRRDANKA
- a CDS encoding lactate utilization protein B, which translates into the protein MSKTTMDHAEASVAFNKDESYVDWHDETLWFVRQKRDRSSKLLPEWEQLRNTASQIKDYVLSHMDELLLSFEQKAKENGVHVHWAYNAAEHNEIVLGLLNRNRITKMVKSKSMLTEECHMNEFLSQNGIEVIDTDLGERIVQLRQEPPSHIVLPAIHLKKKDIGDLFHEHLGTDAGATDPQYLAEAARQHLRDKFLTRRAALTGVNFAIADTGGFVVATNEGNADMGAHLADIHIASMGFEKIIPRQEHLGVFLRLLARSATGQPVTTYNSHFKKPRDGQEMHIIIVDNGRTAQLGREDFRNSLKCIRCGACMNTCPVYRRSGGHSYHNAVAGPIGSILAPNLDMTKNADLPFASTLCGSCSNVCPVKIDIHDQLYKWRQVLAKGGYVPKAKEAGIKAMSAVLSQPRFYQWSGKLGRSVMRIMPFMVNNQLNPWYKNREMPEPPKESFRDWYVNNRRK